Genomic window (Candidatus Thermoplasmatota archaeon):
CTCTTGTTGCTGTGATTCTCGAAACATCAAACAGCACCTGATATTCCTTATTTGTTATCCATCCTTCCTTTCTAACGTATGCTACAGCCCTTATCTGCCTTTCGTTCAATTCTATACCCATTTTTGGGCATCTAATGCAAATAATACTTTAAATCTCTTTTTCTTTTACCAACTTTTTTCAGTACACCTATTTTTGTCAAACTCGCTAGATCTGAAGAAGCGGTACGCTTTGAAACATCAAATAACTTTTGCCAAACTCTTTCATTATACCTGGAAGACTTGTTGTTATAACTGGTTTTCCCATTGCCATGTATTCATACATTTTTATTGCAATCCCTTTTCTACCAAGCCGGATAATTCTAGGTACGCTGTCTTCTTTCCTACGTCGTTCAATTCCTGGTATAACCTATTTGTTATAAAACCTTTTTCTAAAACATATTGTAATGCTTTTCTCTGTCTTTCATTTAACTCAACGCCTGTTTTTTCTATCTCGCTTATATCATATTCTGGTCTTGGAATTCCCCATTCCTCACATAACTCTTTAATCATGTAAATACCTGTTCCATATTTTTCTACAAACCCGACATCATACATTAGTTGGCATAAAGTTGGCATAATTAGAGGAATTCATAAAAAGAGCCTCTCTTATCCCCCTTTTTAACTAATATTCTCTTATTAACCAAATCATTTAGATCCTTTCTTAAAGTCTCTCTCGTTAGATCGGGAAATAATTTCCTAAATTCCCTATTTGTAATACTGTTATTTTTCCTAACGTAGTCAACAGCCTTAATTTGTCTCTCATTTAATCCCAAATCTTTATAATACCTATCAGTTAACTTCCCAAAGAATGTTACTACGAAATCTCCCGTTACATGTTTGAATTCTGGTTCTGGAATACCCCATTCTCTACAGTAATCTATCATGTCATTGGTGCCAGTTCCAACCTCTTCTACAAACTTTATCCAGAAAAATTGTCTTGCTATCAAAGGATTTCTGGGAATTGACTTATGAGTTTTCTTTAGGTCTTCTGGTGTTAATGGTTCCGGCAGTTTCCCTGGACTCCAAACTTCCAAAAAATCATCAAAAACTCTAATTTGAATATTCCCTCGTTCTTCATAATTGCGATGACAGA
Coding sequences:
- a CDS encoding DeoR family transcriptional regulator, with amino-acid sequence MGIELNERQIRAVAYVRKEGWITNKEYQVLFDVSRITATRDLKLLEGEGIVKQIGKGKRDSR